The Desulfovibrio legallii genome segment CCCAGTTCGGCTTTCTTATCCAGGCCCTGGAGCAGGGCGCGCCGCCCCACGGCGGCCTTGCCTTCGGCCTTGATCGCCTTATCATGTTGTTGACAGGGGCGGGCAGCATTCGCGATGTCATCGCCTTCCCCAAAACCCAGAAGGCCACCTGCCTTATGACGGAAGCGCCTTCCCCCGTAGCGGCCAAGCAACTGCGCGAGCTGGGCCTGCGCCTGCGCGAACAGCCGGCGGCGGCCCAGGAAAAAACAGCCGCGCCGCAAAGCTGACCGCCCGGCAGGACAACCGTTCCGGCGGCGTCAGGCCTGCGCCCGCAGCCTTTGGCCGGGAAAAGGCCTGACGCCGTGCAAGGCGGTTTGCGCCTGTTGCGCGCCTGAAGCGCGGTCGGCGCGTTGGCCCTTGCGGCGCGCCGCAAGAAGGATATTGCCATGCTGCTGGACATTGTGACTTACCCGGATCCGCGCCTCAAAGAGGTCTGCGCGCCCGTGCTGGAAGTGACGGAAGAAATCCGCCGCCTGGCGGCGGATATGCTGGAAACCATGTACGCCGCGCCCGGTGTGGGCCTGGCCGCCCCGCAGGTGGGGCGCAGCATCCGGATGCTGGTCATGGATCCCACGGTGCAGGACGGCGAAAAGAATCCCCGCGTGCTGGTCAACCCCGTGCTTTCCCTTTCGGGCGAGGAAGTGCGCAGCGAGGCCGAAGGCTGCCTTTCCGTGCCCATGAATTACCGGGCCGACGTCAGGCGCATGAGCAACGTGCACCTCTCGGCCATGGATCTGGACGGCAACCGTATAGAGGAAGACCTGGAAGGCTTCCCCGCCATTGTGCTGCAGCACGAGTACGACCATCTGGACGGCATCCTGTTCATCGATAAAATCAGCCGTCTGCGGCGCAGCCTGTACGACAGCAAGGTAAAAAAGTGGCTCAAGCGCAAAACTGCCGCCTAGTTTTTATGGGCACGCCGGATTTCGCCGTGCCCACGCTGCGCCGCCTGGCCGCCTGGCCGCACGGCGCGCTCGTCGCCGTCTATACCCAGCCGGACAGGCCCGCCGGGCGCGGGCACAGGCTCGCCATGCCGGCCGTGAAGCAGGCCGCTCTGGAACTGGGCCTGCCCGTGGAACAGCCGGAAAATTTTAAAGATCCCGCCGCCGTGGCCCGGCTGGGCGCTTACGCGCCGGACGTGCTGGTGGTGGCCGCTTACGGCCTGCTGCTGCCCCAGGCCGTGCTGGATCTGCCCCGGCTTGCGCCGCTCAATGTGCATGCCTCCCTCCTGCCGCGCTGGCGCGGGGCCGCACCCATCCAGCGCGCCGTCATGGAGGATTGGCAGCCAGGGGCCCGCACGGGCGTTTCCATCATGCGCGTGGTGCGCCAGCTGGACGCCGGACCCGTGTACGCCCGCGCCTCCCTGCCCCTGGACGACCACACGGCGGGCAGCCTGCACGACGCCCTGGCCCGGATGGGCGCGGAGCTGCTGCCGCAAGTGCTGGACGCCCTGCTGGAGGGCCGCGCCGCGGCTGAGGAGCAGGACGCGGACAGCGTCACCTACGCCGCAAAAATCACCCGTGAAGACAGCTGCATAGACTGGAGCCGCCCCGCCGTCCAGGTCCACGCCCATATCCGCGGCGTCACGCCCTGGCCTGGGGCGCGCGTTGCGCTGCGCTTTGACGGGCAGGACAAAACCTTTCCCTGCACCGTGGCCCCTGGCGCGCCCGGCGCGGCCTGCCCCGGCGCGGCCCCCGGCACGCTTGCCTATGCGGACGAACAACTGCGCGTGGCCTGCGCTGACCGCTGGTATGCGCTTGGCCCCCTGCGCCCCCAGGGCCGCAAAAGCATGTCCGCCCGCGACTTCGTCAACGGCGCGCTGCGCGGCCTGCGGCCCGGCCCGTGCGGCCACGCTGCGGCAGAGTAAGATGCCGCGGCGCTGTGAACTTGCAAAAACGGGAAAGCTGCCTCCGGCGGCCAAAGGGGCGTGTGCCCCCTTGGAATTCCCGCTTCAGGGGCGCTACGGGCAGCACAGGGTCTCTGTCGGTCTGTTTCCTCTGTAACTATCTGCTGCCTGTTCGGATGCCCGCTCGCTGCGCCCCGTAAAGAAAAGGTTTTTCTTCCTCACCGCTTTTCCCCTCCCAACCGTTTTAACCGAGGCCGTATGGCGTTGCTGCACAAGTCTCCGTATTCCTTGCCTCCGACGCAGTACGGCGGGGCGCGCAAACGGGTGTTCATCGGGCTCATGCTGGGTTCGTGCCTGCTGTTGTGCGTGGTTCTGGCGGTGTTTCTCATTTTGCCCTGGACGGGGTTTCTGGGGGTGCGGCACTGGCTGCCGGCGGTGAGCGTTACGGTGGCGGTGGCGGGCATGCTGGCGGTGCTCTGGCTGTGCCTGAGCCTGGTTTTTCATATTTACACGGGCCGCCCTTTGCCGGGGTGCGGCGGTGTGCGCCATGTAACGGTGCGGCTGTTTTTTCCGCTCATGGAGCTGCTGGCCAAGCTGGTGGGCCTGGACAGGGCAGTGGTGCGGCGCTCCTTTGTGAAGGTCAACAATGAGATGGTGCTGGCGGCGCGCGGGCCGGTAAAGCCGGAAGCGCTGCTGGTGCTTTTGCCGCATTGCCTGCAGCGCAGCGCCTGCCCGCACCGGCTGGTGCACAATGCGGACCACTGCCGCCGCTGCGGGGCCTGCCCTGTGGGGGCGCTGCTGGAGCTGCGCGACGCCTACGGCGTGCGCCTGGCCATTGCCACGGGCGGCACCATTGCCCGGCGCATTGTGGTGCAGGCCCGGCCGCGCTGCATCATTGCCGTGGCCTGCGAGCGCGACCTGACCTCCGGCATTCAGGACAGTTATCCCATTCCCGTGTTCGGGGTGCTTAACGAGCGGCCCCACGGCCCCTGCCTGGACACGCTGGCCCCGCTGGACGCCATTGAGTCCGCCATCCGGCTGTTTCTTGGTCTGGGCCCCGCGCCGGGCGCGGCGCTTTCTCGCGCGGCCGCCGGAGCGGGGCGGAACGCAGGGGAGGGGCGCTGATGGGTTTGCCGAAGGGCTGGAAAAGGCTGCGGCTTACGGCCCGCAATGCGGCTTTGCGGACCTTGCTGCTGACGGATGGCGGGCAGCCCGTGCAGGCGGCTCTGGACGCCGTGCTGGCAACGACGGGCGCTGGCCGGGATGACGAGAGCTTGTCCGCGCGGGACAGACACTTGTGCGCGGAACTGGTCTACGGCTGCCTGCGGGCGGAAATCCGCCTTGACTATGTGCTGGGGCAGGTGCTGCCCCGGCCGGGGGATCTGCCGCGGCCTTTGCGGCATGTGCTGGCCCTTGGGGTTTACGGCCTGCTGCTGCAGGAGAAGGTGCCGGACCACGCCGTGCTGCACGAGGCCGTGGAACAAGCGCGGGCTTTGTACGGCCAGGGCCTGGCCCGGCTGACCAACGCGGCCCTGCGCGCGGTGCAGCGCCTGGGGGACGCCCCGCGCGGCGAGGATTTTTATGCCCAGGGCGCGGCGGACGCGCTGGCGGGCCTGGCCGTTTTTTGCGCGGCCCCGGAGTGGCTGGCGCGGCTGTGGGCTCAGGCCTACGGGGAGGCGGACGCGGCTCGGCTGCTGCGGCGCTCCTGCGCCCGGCCCTGGAGCGGCCTGCGGGTCAACGCCCGGCATGTGCGGGCCGCAGCCCTTTTGGCGGCCTTGCGGGCCCTGCCCGGCGCGACGGCCGTGGGCGCTTGGGGCGCGGCACTGGGGCCGGGAAAGCTGCCGGAGGCGGTTCTGGAGCGTCCTTTGGCCGCCTGGCAGGCCGAAGGGGCGCTCTCTTTTCAGGCCGCCGGTTCGCAGGTGGCGCTGGCGGCGCTGGGCGCGGCCGATCTGGCGGGCCCGGTGTGGGACATGTGCGCGGGCTACGGCGGCAAAAGTGCGGCGCTTCTGGAGCAGGGCGCGGCCGTGGGGCTCTGCACGGACAACAGCAGCGCTCGGCTGCGCTCCCTGCCGGGGCTCTGCCGCCGCCTGGGCCTGGACGCGCCGCC includes the following:
- the def gene encoding peptide deformylase, producing MLLDIVTYPDPRLKEVCAPVLEVTEEIRRLAADMLETMYAAPGVGLAAPQVGRSIRMLVMDPTVQDGEKNPRVLVNPVLSLSGEEVRSEAEGCLSVPMNYRADVRRMSNVHLSAMDLDGNRIEEDLEGFPAIVLQHEYDHLDGILFIDKISRLRRSLYDSKVKKWLKRKTAA
- the fmt gene encoding methionyl-tRNA formyltransferase, translated to MAQAQNCRLVFMGTPDFAVPTLRRLAAWPHGALVAVYTQPDRPAGRGHRLAMPAVKQAALELGLPVEQPENFKDPAAVARLGAYAPDVLVVAAYGLLLPQAVLDLPRLAPLNVHASLLPRWRGAAPIQRAVMEDWQPGARTGVSIMRVVRQLDAGPVYARASLPLDDHTAGSLHDALARMGAELLPQVLDALLEGRAAAEEQDADSVTYAAKITREDSCIDWSRPAVQVHAHIRGVTPWPGARVALRFDGQDKTFPCTVAPGAPGAACPGAAPGTLAYADEQLRVACADRWYALGPLRPQGRKSMSARDFVNGALRGLRPGPCGHAAAE
- a CDS encoding DUF116 domain-containing protein; translated protein: MALLHKSPYSLPPTQYGGARKRVFIGLMLGSCLLLCVVLAVFLILPWTGFLGVRHWLPAVSVTVAVAGMLAVLWLCLSLVFHIYTGRPLPGCGGVRHVTVRLFFPLMELLAKLVGLDRAVVRRSFVKVNNEMVLAARGPVKPEALLVLLPHCLQRSACPHRLVHNADHCRRCGACPVGALLELRDAYGVRLAIATGGTIARRIVVQARPRCIIAVACERDLTSGIQDSYPIPVFGVLNERPHGPCLDTLAPLDAIESAIRLFLGLGPAPGAALSRAAAGAGRNAGEGR
- a CDS encoding transcription antitermination factor NusB — protein: MGLPKGWKRLRLTARNAALRTLLLTDGGQPVQAALDAVLATTGAGRDDESLSARDRHLCAELVYGCLRAEIRLDYVLGQVLPRPGDLPRPLRHVLALGVYGLLLQEKVPDHAVLHEAVEQARALYGQGLARLTNAALRAVQRLGDAPRGEDFYAQGAADALAGLAVFCAAPEWLARLWAQAYGEADAARLLRRSCARPWSGLRVNARHVRAAALLAALRALPGATAVGAWGAALGPGKLPEAVLERPLAAWQAEGALSFQAAGSQVALAALGAADLAGPVWDMCAGYGGKSAALLEQGAAVGLCTDNSSARLRSLPGLCRRLGLDAPPVCLADAARPPLARWRGDMLLDVPCSGLGVLARRPDIRRRGPERLTTLTALQERLLRSAATLLEPGRRLVYITCTLNPAENDQAVARLLGACPGLRLEQTWQTPHDHPWLEGMFGAVLRRG